The DNA region GCGGGTTCCTCTCTTCTGCTCTTGTGTTGTCTTTGCAGGTCTTGGTGGGCGGGGCGTCTGCTTACGGGAACCAGGGGCACCTGGCCAGTCTCCTGTGGTCCCCTTTAAAAACCTCCCCTCCTGGgctgtctctcttcctgtccagCCAGCGTCCCTCCGCGCCACGTTTTGTTTAGTTGTGTTGTTTAGTCGTTGCGCGTTTTGGCTTACTTAATAAATGTTAATCTCTTCTGTTTAACCGTGTGACTCCATTGTTTTGGTCATGGCTCATGAGCCGGGTCGTGACACCACATTTCAAGTTTAGCACAAAGCGGTCGTGTCATTGGTCAGTCAGTGGAAATCCGTCCTCGTGGATCTGGAGTTCGATGGTCACTGATCTGATCGATCCTTCGTGGATTATTTGTGGATGTTCGCCAAAGCTGTGGCTTTTTATAACAAGTATGGAGGATGGCCGGCGGGAGCAGTTACACGAGCCTGAATACCGTAATACTTCTGTATGCATGTCAGTCATTCTTTTGCTCTGATCAGTCATTGATCAGTGAGCTTTGGGGGTGCTGGATTTTGTTAGCTCTGGAGAGCGCTAGGCTAgttgtttccctttgtttccagtctttgtgctaagctaactggctgcagcttcagattCACTGTGCAGACATGAATCAGACATGAAACCTGATGTTTTTATCTTCTCTTGTGGTTGATTATATTAATGCAGTATCGACTGACAGTTTGTGGAAGGTCTCGATCACCTGATACCTGATGAATCTGACTGGGCATCATCCCAAAATGAGTGGGTGTCGGTCAAGTCAACACAGAAGCCCCATGTGGGTGCTTACATGTCTCCAAAAGTACATAAACGAATGTGAGACGAGGACAGGACTGTCCACCGTGTGCAGGTGAGAGCTCACTGAATAAAGTGTCAAACACTCAAACTGTTGAACAGTTCAGCTTCAGTTCACTTCTTAAACACCCTTTTGAGAtatgaaaatgtgatgttttatctGGACAAATCACCAGTTATTCGGTGATTCAGGAGTGTGTTATCATTTCAAGGTCCTCCAAGATGAAGCCAAACTCGTCGTCAGTCATTAACTCTAAAAAATCCAGTGTTCAAACAAAGTCAGAGGTCATAAACCTGCTGACTTTGTAGTAAACTGACAGCTCTTAATGTGAAAGGACCTCAGCTCTTAATGTGAAAGGACCACACAGCTCTTAATGTGAAAGGACCACACAGCTCTTAATGTGAAAGGACCTCAGCTCTTAATGTGAAAGTACCACACAGCTCTTAATGTGAAAGGACCTCAGCTCTTAATGTGAAAGGACCTCAGCTCTTAATGTGAAAGGACCACACCTGAAGGCAGAGTAACTTTGTAATAAATGACCGTTTATTATAAAGATTACAATCTGTTGCGTTGCAGAGCTCATCAGTTGTCATCGTGTGCTCTTTAGTTTTtagaaaagggaagaaaaaaactacaagtaCACACACGCCACTCACTCCAGAAGAAACTACAAACATCCTGTAAAAAGAGGAAGctagaaaggaggaggaggaggagggtaacCATAAAACCATTATAACCAGGTGAATATTAGGAGGAGGAAGGTTTCACACGCATGTTAGAAAGCCAGGattctcagccaatcagcggGAAGCTGAGGCGTTACCATGGTGAAGTCAGCCAACACTATCAGTTTTGCggtggcagccatcttggctctttattctgtctttttaaatgatCGTTCTGGTGCTCTGCTGTCGCCATGTTGGCTCCATCTGTCAGTCTATGGTTAATAAttagcagtggtggaagaaatcATGTACTAATACCACAGTAGAAAAATACTCTGCATTCATAATTTAAGTATTAGCAACAaattaaagtatcaaaagtaaaagtactttcaTATGTGTGTTGGTCTTGGCTGTAGTTGACCTAAAAAACGTCTTTAACAGTCGACTTTAAACCGTGAATTTACTTTTtgaagagaataaaaagaaCGAACGATAAAAAGAGTGTATCTCAGAGTCTGAAGCAGCCTGACTTTAGCTTTCCTATGATAACAGGATATTGGCTCAGCGGTGGTCATTATAAGGCAGGAAGTCACGTGATAACGCTCAGGTCAAGTCCTGGACCTTcacctgtggaggaaaaaagtTGTGACACCTGAGTCGTGAAACCACCTGAAGTATATGGATGACCACGTATACGAGGTTCGGAGCTCAAAGTCTTGGCCAGAAATGATTagaattattaattatttaataattTCAATTTCTCACAGATAGGTTTTTTGAAAGTCAAAAGTACGGTTGATAAAAAACAGATGAATTTGTTGCTGCTCTCAGATTATTGGTGCTGAATATTAGCATGTGTAGCAGTTTGGGATAAATTTCAGATtgaaatatatcaaaatatgaAAGCAGGTCAGAGTTGGATTTAACTACTTCATGTACTTTttgtacataaaaaaatatttgaatagTAACCACGACTCTTAAATGTGGTGAAAAGttgaatatttctctctgaaatgcgGTGGCGTGAACTAGCATcatgtaaagtacaagtacctcaaaatcatattaaaatactgtacttgagtaaatgtactcagttactttcaaCCACTGCTAATTAGTTACACGTTTCTTTTCTTGGGATAATTTCCTGAACCAATCACCAGTGATTTGTCTGAATGTCATTTTCAGCCGTCGCGCTAGCTAGCATAACATTTAGCTTAAGTTAGAGCGGGAAGTTTGGTTAATGTTGAGAATTCGTGTTGttgaggaagaaaaacaaagaatacTGCAGCATAAATTGTCCCAGCAGAGGAACATCATGGACAAGTTCAAGATGAAGTTTAGATGATGCTAAAGGCTAAAGAGGTCTTCATGGGTCCATCTGGTTCCTCATAACTGAGACCAGATTTGGTTTTCTCAGATGTTTGGTAAAGTTTTCTACAACAGaatcaaattaatttaaaaaaaaaaagaaagacaaaccaTTGGTCAGTATGGCTGGCAGACTGTTAGTGATTAGCATTAGTAATCACTGGTAGTAAGCttgattagcattagcattttttgttgaaaatgatACTTTGTGTTCTCGGTGCAAGTTTATAGATTTGAATGGTCTTAATCATTTTTTCAGTTGTTTAGCAGAAATGTAGCTCGCAGACCTTCTTCATCTGGCAACGTTATCAACTAGCATACATGCTAACGCAGCGCTTtagagctctgctgctgttttaggGATGTGTTGCTTCAGGAGACAACGTGGAACCAAGTGTTCCCCGAACAGAACGTTTTCTCCTGATCAGGACACCTCAGTGCATTACTGCGTTTATCTGGCGAAGCTTTCCAGATTATATCTTTTAATGCTAACCTCAGTGTTGTGTAGCATTGAAACATGAGTATTGTAGAATTTTCTACAAAGCTAAATCTTTAGCCCGTCATTAGCACCACACAGTACAGAATCTTAAACTTGGTTTGCTTCGTGACTTCTCTGTGTCGTATCTTTGACTTTTTACCAAACAATCAGATCTTTTCTAACACAGTTGTTCagtttttgtggtttttgtgcTGACGATTCCTCACAGTCATTCGTTGAACATCGtctataagaaaaaaaaactcccttTTCACAACGTCAGAGTCTGCATGAAGGCATCACTGGCCGCCAGGTTAAGAACAGTAAGGGTCTGGTTGTGGTAGCAGTCGTTGCCCCTAATAATAAACTGTTTGAGGATTGGAACAGTTTTGTTAGTAAACCTGAAGGAATCTGGACAACAGGGCTGCAGTTTGTAGGAGTTTATCTCGCTAGACGTGATTCATGGATCCAGAACCAGGCTGAAACCGGTCTTAGCATCATGTGGTTACCTTGAAAGTTGGGATCTTGATCTAAGTGACCTGCTCGCTGACAGTGATTTGACTGGTGACGGACGGAAGGTAGAACTGCAGGAAAAATAAAGGAACTACTTTTGCCAGCGGAGGAACACTTCATGTCACTGATGAGCAGGTTGCTGGTTgagtttctgattggctgagaaatCCTACAAGTGAATGACCTCACGTCTATTTTAGTGTACAGAGGGATTCCCAGTGGGGAcctgaggtcagaggttaaGAGGTCATATGACCTCTCTGTCACTGATTTGTATTGTTAGACTGTGGAGAAAGCGACAGCCCGTCTCGCTCTGTGGATGACTGTACAGTAGACTATAGTCCATTATAATATATACTATACATACAGTGTACAGCCGAGACATGTGACGTTCAGTCAGCGCAAACAGCCGCACACACTTTGTCTGACGCTGTTTTAAAGATAATTAAGATGTTTGATGGATGCTTTTCAAACAGCTCCAGATGGATATGATGGTTGTAACTCTGTTTCTGAGACAgtgctgttttgctgtgtgtcttGATGGGGTCTGTAGCTCAGATCAATAACTGCTTTTGAACTCTGCAGACTCTGACTGATAGGATGAGTTAGTGACTTTCTGACCTCATGCGAGTGTTTTTAGTGTTACTCTTCAAAGATTCACGGCCGTCTTTTGTTGTTGAAAtctctttcagctcactgaagCTTTCAAACCCGTCGtgatcttttttcattttgtgctaaAACAGCCTTCACTTTCAAGTCAAACATGATGTATAGCTGCTTACAAAGACTGAATATCACATGTGGATAAAGACTTTATAGACTATGGTCTACCAAAATATTACTGTATACATTTTCTTGTCTGCTATACTTTATATTTTACACTATAGCTACATTATTCTATGGTAATATATATTATACAGACTATGAAGTCTACTGTCATGTGCTGTACATAGACTATACATTCGACACCTCTGTGCTCTGCCATTGGCAGGTCATAGAACTTGTACAACTTTGGGATTCATGATTGTGGCTCGGCTTGTGTTCAGGTGCGTCAGCGGGAGGAAACGCTGGAGAAACGCAGTTTGTTGAGGAAACAGGCACTGGAACGTTGATTGTGCTTCAGAGGGGAATCAAGGCGACAGACTAACGTGTCGGTGTGTCAAATTCATGAAAGTTCATCATGTGAAGTTATTAGGAGGTTGTAGCAGTAATGGCGGACAGTTCCCTCCATTGAACAAAGGCTGAAAGCGCTGAAAGTCAACAGTTCACAATCCGTCAACTTGGCTTCAACATCCCAATTTAAAGGAAAAACGTGAAGGAAATACACCTTCCAGTGACGCCACAGGTGTCTAACTTACATGCAGTCTCTTGTTTGATGGACAGGTATAGAAAGGTGATGAGACACAAACGAGACCTTGTGgttttagcagcagttagcgtCGTCTTCGTGTTGGGTTTGAACCGTCTTAATCTACCGTCAACAAAGGTCAGCGGGACAGATCAGTGGAACAGGACTCGACATTAAGTCAGACTTTTCTGTTGGAAggtgtatttttacactgctgatgaagctgctttcagtctttgtgctaagctaggctaaacacatcCTTATCGCTGTGCTGCATGCACTGATAGAAgtctttttatttgtctctgaGAGTTTCTTTAAGAGTTACGCTCAGTGAAGCCGTTAATGCTGCGGTCAGACCGGATTCTTCTAGAAGACATTCACACGATAACTGTGGAGAGAAGCTGCTTTGACAGTCTGTGGCCGAGGCCGTCGTGTGCTGCGCAGCTTAGAAAACACCTTGAGATGAATCTGCAATTTGTCATATTGAGCCTTTCAGTTCTTTTATAATACTCGTTTAATTAAACCTCTGATCCCAGAACAGTCTGAACTCTGTGTTGAATCaataaacaaactgtgtttggtGAGATTCAGACTCTGaacaagcagatatttacaaaaatcaatgaagctgatgaggaaaaacattaaatatattgactttgtgctgttttcagttgagtttatgtcaaagaGGATTAAAAAGTGACCAcatgctgttttattgatggTTTACACAGAGGCCAGACTGTTCTGGAATCAGAGTTGTGTCTTCAAGACctataaaatatataatttcagtcatgttttagTCTTTCTTTGCTTTACCGTCCATGACTTTACTGTCATTAACCCGTTTAATagtcacagaaaagcagcatcgCTCTTCTGACACTTGTAGTACTCGAATGTGTGCAGTGATATTTGAAGGATATGAATTATATTTCCTAAAGCAGCTGTCAGTTCCAGCCGTCCTATCAGACTGGACACTGGAGAAACTTGTAAGTTCAAAGTTCAATCACATCGACCTCTTTGCGAGGCGGATCAGTCGTCtttattgaaatgaatgaggaagGAATTTCGGTTTGACCGCATCTTAACTcctaaacacacattttgttgACTTCACGTGATGCACACTAAACTGTATTTGGGCAACTCCTTTTATGGCCTGTTGTAAACTCCATATATGGTCTGGAGGAAACTCCATGTATGGCAGGGAGGAGATCCCCAATATGGCAGGGAGGAAACTCCATATATGGCCTGTTCCTGGCGAGTTACCTTTACTGCAGGATGTTAATGGCAGGTGGAGCCACACTTGACTGATTCAGGATGAACTCAGTAGAGTCGAAGGGTTAACCGAAGAGATTCAGGTGTCAGGGGTGTGTAGGTGGTGTCAGGTGTAGGGGGGAAGGAGAAAGGTATTTTCTGTACAAATGGCTTTAAACAGATAGCACCATGTACAGTAAGCCCTCAGTAAGCAGGTTAGAAACCAGAGAGGTTTACAGTtggagctctgctgcagctctccctgaaacacacagcacatcagcACAAAGTCACACTCATTGACAAATCATTATGAATTCCAAAACATCACCGAAACGACCTTGAAATTCAACTCATTGTCAAATCATAAGGAACTCAAAATCATTTTCCAAACTATTAGAAACTCTGTTAAGTCGTCACCACCACGTTATTACTTGTTATTCATAAATTCTAAATGATCGTATTAAGAtatgaaatcaaaataaacacaaattcTTCATGAGTgatatttgaaaaacaaaacaaacaaaaaaaaaagtcacaagaACTTTCTGTAAAAGGTCGGAGAAACATCCTCAGCTGAGCTCCTGTTGTTAAGGTAGAGACTCCCAGTAGCTCGCTAATCGTCCAGGTCTGCTAGCAAAAGTCCAGCTAAACTCATCCGGGGAAGCAGAGTGGCACGAGGACAACAACCCGTCTCATTAATCAGTTTGTCAGATCAGCTCTTTGATCAATGACCCGCCACCTGCCGAGACTGGCAGTAAAGCTCCGTGTCCAGCGCCAATTAGCTCAGTAAGCCACATGCTAACATAACGCTGCAGAACACGAtgtcctgcagtgttttctgatgaTTCACAtcaaaatatacagaaaacaAACGGAAAAAGAAAGTTATTTGTTTAGCAGCTACGTTACATCATTATTTGAAACAGCTATTTCACTAGCTAGCACAGAATGTTAGCAAGGCAAACGTTTATGGTGCAGACCCTCGCAATCTGTTAGATGGAGTTGATCAACTCCATCTAACAGATTAGCTCGTTGATTAGCCAAAGAAAGatgaatttgaaaataaatttaaTAATCGATTAATTGTCTTTTTAAGGCAAACATTCCAAAAACTCGCTGCGtacagcttctcaaatatgaaaatgtgcttgtttttttagTCCACAGCAGCCTGAGACTGAAAGGTAATCAACCaaaattagcattagcactgACTTCAGCTCCCGCCTGGTTGACTCCAGCAGCAACTAACATAACGCTGACTGGACGTTTCATTCAATATTCTCTTTTTACTCTGAAATGACAAATTTGGTCGAGGGTTTTTACGGCATAAACTCAAGGCATCAGAAGACAGAGGCCAAGCTAAATCTCGGAGGTCTAAAACTACACTAAAGCCAAATGCCAGACACAGACCTTGGTGCTGCCATTCCTTTTGGGTTGATCAAAGAGCTGATAAGCCAAAATGTCACCGAGATCACTCAGAGAGCTGGGCTCCACGTTGGTAAAAAGGTCTAAAGATTCAGTCACTGCTAAGATATCCTACTCAAAGAGATGGCCTAGTGTCTGACCAGAGGTCAGGGGTTATGAGGTCACAGTTCAGGATGTCTAGAGGTTAGTGGTCAGAGGTGAGGGGTCAAGTGGAAccatccagcagctgtctgaGTGCCCTCTCGATGTTGATTCGGTGTCCCAGTCTGGTGACGCCCAGCTCCACGTAGTCGTCTTTGGTGAGGGCAGGGAGATGGGAGCCTTCGATCTCGTGCTCCTGGAAGCGCTGGCGGTGCTCGGCCAGGCCCACGCTCTCCAGCCAGTCACCCACGTCATATTTATTCCACAAGTTGAGAGGCCGCTGCCTCCATGGCCGAAGGGCCAAAAGGGGCCCGCTGAGGACCGGGGAGGGGCAGGGAGAGGCGTGGGGTGAAGGTGAGGGTGAACGGGACCTGGTTCGTGCACTGGCACTTCGCATCACAAACCGAACCTCCTTCGGTTCTGAGGGGAGACTTAGACTGGACGACTTCAGGATGGTTAGACCGCGACCCGAACTCAGGTCTGGCCTTTCGGAGGAGGAGGCAATACCTATTGACCTATCAGATGGGGAGGGCGAGGGGGAGGGGCTCCGGCGAGTGACGGGGTAGCGGCTTCCTGGTCGGACTGTATAACTGGCGCCGTATCCTCGCTGGGAGATCGTGTGGAGTTCACCAAGACTAGAGAACAACCTGCAACACATTAAGCAGTATATAAATAAACATGGAGGTGCTAACTGACCGTTTGTAAAGCCCTGCTCCCGTTAGTTACTGTTGTTACGGCACATACTGAGTTTACAGTCATGACCGCGGCAGATTTACCTCAAAATTCTTGCTAATTTGACAAAcaagtttttttatttaaaacagcAGCGGATTTTGCTGCCTGAAACAACTGTTGTTGGCAGACTTCATGAGCTTTAGATAGCTCGCTAATCAGTGCTAATTAAACTCTGTCTAGTGgtgactcattttaaaatgagaaaccTGTGAAAAAGGTAATATGATGGTTATGTCCATACACCACGAGGCTAAAGCTAGGATGCCCCACGCAAAAGTCATTAATCGTCACAAGCTAACGATCCATGTGGAAGATATGAAAATAAAGAATCAGCATTAGTTTTTGTATTACAGCAAAGCTAGTTGTCACCAGCGTGATACAACAGTATTATATAAAAATGTCAGATCATACTAACGTAACCCTTTTTGGATGCTTGATTTCCTACAGAACAAGTGACAGAGATGAGGGATTTATAATGGCTAATGCTATGCTAACAGCTATGTCAGATATGCTAATGTTTGTGGCGCACAGTtgagcagataaacacactgtttacTCTATTTGCTGCTCTTTTGTTATTTGGTTTTGAAAAGGCACATCTCACATAGATGCCACATGTTGAGACATACAAAGCTTGACAGCCGTTGCTGCGTTTGCCAATTTGGATATTTGATTTTCGGGGAGGTCTTTAGCCACTGGTCAATTCCTTGTTTTTATTCCAAACACGGGTTGGATAGTAGTTGCAGACATTTAGTAGTTAGTCATCTGCGAAGAAGGTGCATGTTAGTTAGCTGTTAGCAAATAAAAATCATCTCTTAGCGATAACGAGAAGTGTTTAccagagacaaaaacatacGATTTACTCTGTCCACTGTCCACACATCtggaacaacacaaacaacagattCTGTTACaatacgtgcacacacacacacacacacacacacacacacagtagcactATCGGGTtaacagtactgcagtatttacaATAGAAGGCATTTTGATGTACCTGGCGCCTCCTACTGGTGATCTCCGGCCCGGATCGAGGGGACTCGGCTCCTCCCCCAGAGAGTGACTGTCTTTGTTGAGCAGCTGGAGCCGATTAGCCAGATCCAGACCAGAACCCGCCCTGCCGCTCAGCTCCAGTGCTGATGCTGAGCGGCTGGTCAGATCCACGGCCgaccctgacccctgacctcccAGTGCTGCCGGACGGCCTTCCTCCGGGCTGAGGCCTCGCCGGTCGTCCCCACGGTCGTCCCCACCTCCCCACAGCTTGGACCTCCTCTGGAACAGATAGCGCGGCTGTCGGCCACCACCGCTGGTGGGGGAGGAACAgagtggggaggagggggaggaggaggatgcagcAGACGGGAGGAGCTCACTGTCTGAAGATTGCTTCAGCAGTGGGTCCCGGAGTGCAGAGCGGCCCCGACCAATAGGTGAACGGAGGCGTGGCTTCAGAGCAAtcggggaggtggagggggaggaaggcGAAGGGTGAGcagcaggaggggaggaaggggaaGTTGGAGCAGGAGGGGAGGCCAAGGTGATTGAGGGAGGGAGCGAGCTGGGTGAGGAGGAGCTGTCGTGGAGCCGTTCgtcacctccttcctcttcgTCTCCTCGCCTACCCAGCGAATCAGGAccactctctcctccccctccttccccacctCGCCGTGGCAACAAGGTGAGGGAAGATGGGGGAGGAGGGGCAGGAGTAGCAGCAAATGCAGGGGGTGGAGTTACCAGACCAATTCTGCGGAGCTCCTCCCTTGTCTCCTCGTCACTGGATGACAGCAATGCTGGTGGGAGCGTAACTGTGTAAGCTccgccctcctcctctgagctgccCACAGTGAGGCTTCTGCGCCTGTCAATCAGAGCAGGGTGAGTCTCATTGGCCAGCGCCGGCAAGGGGGTGGGTCTCCAGCGCTCAGGCGAGGGGCCGGCAGGTGATGtcactcctccctctgtttcaggACGCTCCACCTGTCCATCAGGGAACAAGGGTGGGGTTATGCGTTTGTGCCTCAGCTCAGGACTCGTCTGGGGAGTGGTGCGCTTGGTTCGCTGCTCGGGGCTCGTCTGAGGGGTGGTGCGTTTGGATCGTGGCTCGGGGCTGCTCTGCGGGGTGGTAATAGGGGTGCGCTTGTGTCTTCCCTCTGGACTGGCAGCAGGAGTGGGGATGGGTGTGGTGGAAGCAGATGCATGTTTTAGTCGAGGCTCTGGGCTCGGCGTGCGAGCAGTGAGCGCTCGTTCTCGTGCAGCAAGGGCCAGGGCGAGTGGAGATGAGGggtctgaggagaggagagaagagaagagtaAAGGTGTAAGGTGGATTTTCAGCCGTCATTATACTGTTGGGACGCTGCGCTCGAGTGAATTTTCTACGGTTTACTATTGATCGTGGTAGTTTCACATTATCCACTGCCCCTCTCTGTGTGCTACCTCAAGGTATCTGAGTCCTATTCTGTTTTGTGGAGTACCTCAAGGCTGCGTTCTAGGTCCCCTTCTGTGTTTTGTGGAGCATAATTTGATGGTAAATTTGATACTCTGGAACCCATCTTTAAACAGAGTGCTTGGGTACTGATCTGACTTGATGCCAATAAAATGGTACGGTCCAGTTTTCAGCAGGAGAAGGTTGATCTGAATTGATCACTGCAATTCGATTACTGTCATCAACTAATGCAGACTAGATCCAGACTCGGCAGTCAGACTCAAGAACAAATGAGAGATTACATTGGATTGTGTCAGACTGACCTAAAGGTTTTCCTGTCAGCGGGTGGAGGAAGGTGTGAGGAGTTGGTGAGGGCGACAGGACCGGCGCCGGAGGAGGAAGCTCGCCGAGGTCGTCCATTGAATGGCTCTGAGTCAGGAGGGGTGGCACCTGGTTTTCTGACCCGGCTCCctccacagacaggaagagagacgaCCTGCGGCCCTGAACCCGAGCACGCTCTGAAAGAACCTGCTGCTGGTACAGCTCCGCCCGGCTGGGGCTGCCCGGTAGCTCTAATTTGGACGGATCATGATCTTTCATTCCAAGTCCTGGAGGAAAAAGAACAAGATGTCAGACTGAGCGAGGAGTCCAAACCACTTAGTGGGACGTtttacaaaaatgttttctgcaaGCACAAACAGGGTAAACCACAGCTGTACGGAAGCCGTTTGTCCAGATCCAGTAACCCTGATGAAACTCCATTCGTAGGTATGTTGGTTGGTAGCTAGCTAACCAGTAGTTAACTAGGTTAAttgacagcaaacacattgTAACTATTAATGTTGGCAGCTACCAACCAATATAAGTAGTTAATGGAATTTAATGCAGGTGTAACTTGAAACTGTGACAAACATCCCATAATGCTCTGAGGAAATTAGGCACAAATGTAACTCCATAGACTCAGAAAGATAACAGGTCTGAACAGTCCTAACCCTGCTCCTCAACAGGAAGTTGTTTCAACAAAGgtgacttcctcctctgtggcttGGAGGGCGGAGCCTGTTGTCCCACGTTAGCGTAAGGGTTTTCTATTGGTCGGCCCCGGCGGCGTGACAGCGGTGAGTGACCGAGGGCGGGGCTGGTGCTGTGGAGAGACAGcgtggaggtgtgtgtggcggtgtgaagcgtgtgtgtggcagtgtgtgtggcagtgtgcAGCGTGTGCGTGGCAGCGGCGTGTGCGTCGGGCTGCAGCGGCGGCGGTGTGTCCTGCAGGATGATCATCGACCTCGCCTTCCTCTGGCGCTCGGCGTGGGCGTGGCTCCTCGTCGGTGAGTCGGAGAGCTCCTGGAGCCTTGGCTCCGCCCCGGGCTTGAAGCTGGAGCGGGTTAGCCCCTCCCCTCTggccggaggaggagggggaaggaaggaagggggaGGACCAGAGTCgaggaggaagagcgaggaggtggaggaggcagagggaggagggggcggagctgtttgaggaggaggagggatgaagcTGTCCGTCAGCGAGGAGCTCCGTGGAAACCGGCTTTCGTTGATCAGAGCTGAGATCCTGTCGTCCTCAGGTGTGCCTGCCGCAGTAACCATGGAGACGTAAAATTACCcaacaaatgaaacatgttaaaatcaatatttcatcatCTTTCATCGAGTACTTCAGGTGCCGTCTGTGgtaacatgtgtgtgtatgtgtatgtgtgtactgtatgatcccgtgtgtgtgcgtctcacCGAAGCTCTTGGTTCTGGACATTCCTCGAGGTAAAGCCATGGTGCTCTTCTCTGGAGCTGTGGGGGGCACCAGACCCTGACGCTCAAACAgggactgcacacacacacacacacacacacacacacacacacacacacacacacacacacacacacacacacacacacacacacacacattcagtctgAAATCATAGACTCCCCGCAGGTTTTGTTGGATGCGTTTAACctgtttaacatgttttcacccTCAACAGTC from Chaetodon trifascialis isolate fChaTrf1 chromosome 22, fChaTrf1.hap1, whole genome shotgun sequence includes:
- the shank3b gene encoding SH3 and multiple ankyrin repeat domains protein 3 isoform X2 gives rise to the protein MPLSPAADTKHDRPRQQAVTNGNPTGSAVARDDDADDTPPGNSIVVRIGIPDLQQTKCLRLDPELPVWTSKQRVLVTLTQSLSDVLNYGLFQPAFNGRAGKFLDEERLLKEYPLPPITPIPYLEFRYKRRIYTQSYVDDKQLAKLHTKANLKRFMEHVHQKNVEKVSKWLEKGLDPNFHDSDSGECPLTLAVQLEESCELIKVLRSGGAHLDFRTRDGITALHRAVLCRNSTSLTTLLDLGASPDYKDSRGLTPLYHSAMVGGAPYCCELLLQDHATIGMTDENGWQEIHQACRFGNVQHLEHLLFYGADMSSQNASGNTALHLCALYNQDSCARVLLFRGANKDIKNYNNQTAFQVAIIAGNFDLAEIIKIHKASDVVPFRETPSYTKRRRAGLTRTPAGNGLSSPRSLIRSASDNALESPASSPGPSLQSLETHHDTHTHSLRRHTRRLSPSGGGHVETSPPSSPPLTPQMRKRRLYSAVPGRTFIATRSHVPQGTGEIQLHRGERVKVLSIGEGGFWEGSVKGRTGWFPADCVEEVQMRQYDPRLETREDRTKRLFRHYTVGSYDNYTSYSDYVIEEKTAVLQKRESEGFGFVLRGAKAETPIEEFAPTPAFPALQYLESVDQGGVAWRAGLRTGDFLIEVNGADVVKVGHRQVVSLIRQGGSRLLMKVVSVSRKSESNLIRKKAPPPPKRAPSTSLTLRSKSMTADLEEIARRRRIEKLDEMLAGGQQEVVLRGRPSDDFRAATVKQRPTSRRITQAEINSLFERQGLVPPTAPEKSTMALPRGMSRTKSFGTPEDDRISALINESRFPRSSSLTDSFIPPPPQTAPPPPPSASSTSSLFLLDSGPPPSFLPPPPPARGEGLTRSSFKPGAEPRLQELSDSPTRSHAHAERQRKARSMIILQDTPPPLQPDAHAAATHTLHTATHTATHTLHTATHTSTLSLHSTSPALGHSPLSRRRGRPIENPYANVGQQAPPSKPQRRKSPLLKQLPVEEQGLGMKDHDPSKLELPGSPSRAELYQQQVLSERARVQGRRSSLFLSVEGAGSENQVPPLLTQSHSMDDLGELPPPAPVLSPSPTPHTFLHPLTGKPLDPSSPLALALAARERALTARTPSPEPRLKHASASTTPIPTPAASPEGRHKRTPITTPQSSPEPRSKRTTPQTSPEQRTKRTTPQTSPELRHKRITPPLFPDGQVERPETEGGVTSPAGPSPERWRPTPLPALANETHPALIDRRRSLTVGSSEEEGGAYTVTLPPALLSSSDEETREELRRIGLVTPPPAFAATPAPPPPSSLTLLPRRGGEGGGGESGPDSLGRRGDEEEGGDERLHDSSSSPSSLPPSITLASPPAPTSPSSPPAAHPSPSSPSTSPIALKPRLRSPIGRGRSALRDPLLKQSSDSELLPSAASSSSPSSPLCSSPTSGGGRQPRYLFQRRSKLWGGGDDRGDDRRGLSPEEGRPAALGGQGSGSAVDLTSRSASALELSGRAGSGLDLANRLQLLNKDSHSLGEEPSPLDPGRRSPVGGARLFSSLGELHTISQRGYGASYTVRPGSRYPVTRRSPSPSPSPSDRSIGIASSSERPDLSSGRGLTILKSSSLSLPSEPKEVRFVMRSASARTRSRSPSPSPHASPCPSPVLSGPLLALRPWRQRPLNLWNKYDVGDWLESVGLAEHRQRFQEHEIEGSHLPALTKDDYVELGVTRLGHRINIERALRQLLDGST